CAGAAGCAGACTTCCAATTGCACTTTcctgctttaatattttaaatcttctaCCTTAGCAGCAGCCGACCCTTCCACCCCCTCTAAACCCTTTCCGAAGTAGAGCGCAGCTCCCAGTTCCCATCAGGGAGACGGCAGCGAGTGCAGAGTATCTCAATCAAATCTGGGTTTTCAGGTTTTAATGAGCGAGGTGGGGATTCTCACCAGCATCTATCTGGCCAAAACCCGCAGCCTCCTGAACGGAGCTGTTCCACTCAGCCTAATACCTGCAGCAGCCTTGCCGACTGCGTGACTTGCCCGGCCTTTTGGCCCCACAGCTTCAGCATTCCCAGAATGTGCTTCACTTCCCATCGGCATGTTCCAAACACACCGAGAACACCATGATCCATCTCTCTATTTTAGCTCTCTCCTTCTCACCCCCCCACAGACCGCGCCAAGCTCTAGCCCAGAAGAACAGGGACATTCACCAAAAAAACATTGTAAAACGCTCACAGCTCCGAAGTCACTGATTTAGCTCACTAGTACCCCTGTCGCGGAAAGGAATACTTCATTTATTCCAGCCTGACTCATCCTCTCaccatattttcctttttccaggcAGCAAACCTCATGGTCTCTCTGCAGCTCTTACTTGTCCACACTAGCGGAAAAGACGCTCAGCCTGAACCTTGGAGCCAGGTTCTCATCAGAGTAGATATCTAAATGTTTCTTCCCTCAAGCACACTTCGCcgactgacttttttttttattttaaatcatgaGTTTGCACCGACTGTTGGCACGAGAGCTGCACAGTGAGCAGTGCTCGGCAAGAGACCTGGAAACTTCATGCCATCTGTGTTTCTAGGATTATCTGTCTGGGAGCAGTGGGTAACTGGGGGCCATTTTACAACCGAACAGATCTGGTACAGCAGATCCTGCAGCATCGTACAGTGGACTGATGGGATTCAGGAAACCTCGAGAAGTCATTTAGTTCACAAACCAGGATCGATGAGGTTCCTACTGGGCTGTAACATTTACCTCGTAACGTTTTCCTTCTCCACCCACCTTTTGCTACAGAAAACACACCCAAGTGCCTCAGCCAGCCTTAAAGTGCAGTAAAACAGCCCCGCGGGAGGACATGAGCGTCAAAAGGGATGTAGGCCAGCAGGATCTGGAAGCTGTCGGCCCCAGCTGATCCAGGAGTGCAAGAGAATgaaggcagctggggagaggaaTGAAGCCACGCAAGGTTGGGATGTTACCTGTAGAGCTGCTTCTGAGTAACTCCCGTTTGACACGTCAGTGCAAACCAGAGACTCGTTTGCTCTTGGTAACCACAGAACCAGAGCCGGTGCGGAAcgctgcctccctgccctgcccagagACACCAACACACCTGACTCTGCTCACACCTAAGGAGTAACAGctctggccctgctgctggagcacgCCCATGAGTAACAACTCCCACTTCTCCAGGGAGAAGCACTACCAGGTGGCCCACACCACCTTAGGAGAGTTCAGTCCTAACTGAACAGAGCAACCCCAGCATCTCAGCACACTTTAAAAAAGATGTCTCTAATTAGAGGCAAtctgtaattttatattttagagGCAACAACTATGCTAATTCCCTCAACTACTACTTCTAGTAACAGGTCGCAACTTTTACAAGGATAACCGGTCTGGGAAAACCATCTGGGTAACACATCTGGGTAAAGTGTTAAGCAGCTGCCTCACTGGTTTACAACAGGAATTGCAAAACAGgcattttttagattttaacaTCCTCTTTTAGTTTCACGAAGTCAGTCAAGAGAAATCAAGCAACTAGTGTCACCAATGAATAGCCACGAACAAAATCCAAGtgattttgctgtttaattctccctctccccttccaaAGCTACCAAGTCACCATCAAGTCTGCCTGCTCACATGCACACAAATGCACAAACACCTGAGTtttgagctgatttttttttacttcacagTCTTGGCAAAACAAATCTGCATTCAAAAGTCATTTCACATTAATATATTaatcaaacattttcaaaataaatatattttttaaaataaccattTCTTTACATCACTGCAGTAGCAATTCTAGAAAAGTCAGTGCACAGACAGTAGCAATTAGATTAATTAgctagacaaaaaaaagaaaacaagaggtGGACCATTTTTCTCTCCAAGCAGGCTGCATGCAGCAAGTCTCGGCAGTTTCCTAGCACACGACCTTTCTTCACACTTGCTGGGAAGGGTTTTCACTCTCACAGCTGTCAGACATCAGCAAAGTCCAATCTGTGCAAAGGTTTGCACGGCACTAAGTTTTACAACCTGGATTCTGATCAGTCCCGCAGAGGTTCTGCACACTAGAGTCATTGCTAATGAGATCAATGAATCAATGCTACAGAAGGAAAACGCTTGAATCCTCAGTCCAAGGAACCCACATTCAAGTTACTGGGAAGTAAATTCACAGCGGATCCAGGAACACTTAACAGCATTAAACAACATTCCAATGAGCAGCTCAGTTGTACCTAACAGCTTATTTCAACGTTTTGCATATTCTCTCAAGTGCTTCCAGGGCAGAAGCAACTCTTTTCTCCCTATTAGCTATTAATTCACCAGTTAAATCACAGCAGTAAGATGCTTCACTGGCCAAAAAGTGTAATTTGTGTTACAGcgaagaaaataaaaaaaaagtgcattgtAGACTATAAAGAGAATATTCAGGACTTAGTGATCTCAAGCCCACATATCTAACcggaaaaaaagaaagaccaaCAGAAAATTAGTGTTCCCATATGATCTATAACTAGTTAGATGCTACTAATCAACCCTGTAACGAGTAGTAGTGTGTTTTCTTAAGAAGGGAAGCTTATCTGCATCATCACAGCACGAAAATTTGGAGGGCTACCAGATTATTTGCTACCATTGTCAGGGATGACTTAAGCTAAGAAAACCAAGGAAGTTTAATAGATATCTGAAAAATGTAATCGGTATCTATTTCCTTTGGGATCCCACAGCTTCCCTTTTGAAGCCCTTTCTTGGTAGGAGAGGGACAAGTTGGATGTGATAGTCTGGGTTGAGTGGAATACCCAGAGACATCCCTGTGTCCAGAGATGCTCTTGGCTGCACACTAAGTACAAGACATCCCCCACCCCTCCAAGAGCCTTGTTCCCATGTTATGAGCATGTTAATTATCAGTTTGGAGCAGCTGCTTACTCTAAAGAGGTATAATTAAAGTgtcaaaagaaacagacaaagGAAACAATCACAGATGAAGAGAACCTCCAGTTCAAGTGATGCCGTGCACAGGAAGAAGGGAAtactgcagcagggcaggaaacCCTCAGAGCTCTGCAAGGTAACCCAGGCTGCTGAAATCTCTCCCCTTGCTCTGCACATTTACCACTAGAGTCCATGAAAACTACATGCCCTGGGGGAAGGTTCTACTCCTCCGTGCTATGGACCATGCCCCAAGATTCTGCCAAAATGGGAAGTAAGAAAGCAATGAGTTGTGGAGAAGTTCTGTGTTAGCTTATTGGTTTTTCTTGTCCTCTGGTGGGAAGTAAGGAGGAGGGGGTGGCTGgtcctgaaataaaaacaataaaagaataTCAGTCcatggctaaaaaaaaaacaacaaacaaacccaaaaaaccaaaatcaattCAGACAAACTTTGTTGCGTCACTGAGAAAAAGAACTGCTAAATACACACTTGGGCTCACACTGCAAACCCAGAATGATACAGGAACTCACCGTGGGTGTATAGACGTTATGTGGGTTGACTGGGCTGTAGTAAGCACTGGCAGCGGCTTCGGCAGCCTTCGCTTCAGCTGTCACAGAAAGAGAAGTTACAAATTTGACGACACACAGAGAACTTTTACAATCAAACAAAAACTCCACGTATTCCTGGTCATCAAGTGTTACTAACAGAGCACTATTTGATCAACGTGCAAGTTGCAAAATAGCTGCAACAAATAGGACAACTGAACATTACCTCTTCCAGTTGCCACAGGACTGTCAAGTCCAAAGTAAAACAGACCAAGATTTAGTTTGGAGACGTCACCTGGGACTTGCCTGTTAGCCAACAAATAAACAATAGCAGCTGTTTCGCCTGAATACAGGCAATACCCCTTAAAAAGACAGTCAACAAACCATCCTTCTTGGGAgtgaaaacaagacaaaacaaaaatcagcacAAGTTTATAGCAGCTTAGGGGATTCATGCTTTAAAGATGGCAATTTATGAAGATAATCCAGatcctctgtttctgcagaaaacaaaaatcttgtACAACCATCTGGATCAGTGCCACTTTCCAAATAATAGTTCAAAGACGATTGGTTGGTTATTCAAACCAAAGAGAGAAGTTAAATCCTTACCCAGACAAATATCCTTACCTGTGAGAGATCTGTGGCCAACCACAAAagctcatatttttttttctaagaccATGTTCAAGATCATTTTGATAAATCCCAAATGAGTGAAAATGAGACTGTACTTCCCCAGCTCCTTTCCATCATCTATTCCGCTGTTTCTTATTAAGCAAAATTAATCAGGTTAGAGTGAAACAGGGGAAAGGGGAGCAAAGCTCACCAAAGCCATAATTGCTAACTAAAATGGACCAGAAACACTTCACCATGAATTTCTTTCTATTCATCCAGCAGAGCAAAATTACCACCACAGGAGAAtcacaaactgtattttttctgtcacaAGAATAAATCCAGTTGCAAAAATAGCTGCTAATGGTATCTACCCAAATAGAACCAAGCTGGCCTCCAAGCTGAGCTGGACATACAAGGCTGGAGATGAGGGGAGCTCCCCAGTCCCTCTCCTAAACAATTTATACTTCTAAGCAGAGCTTCTAAGTTGACTCTTAAATTTTCCAAGAGGTAACAGACAAGAAACAATGTCTGTTTCATGAGTAACAGAACTGTTGTGAGCTAATTCACCCGAACACACCCCTTACCTGCAGAAGTGGGAGGCAGGTCTGGACCGCTGACAGGGGGTTCCATGGGCCCTGGGTACGGCGGGGGTGGAAGCTGCATGTAACCCATGTCTCCATCCACCACAGGAGGGCCAGGATAAAACTCtgtcagaaaaggaaataatagaGGAAAAGACTTAACTCCTTTGGGTGGGTCACAGCATCCAGCCAAAACAAGCCAAAGGCAAATACCATTAAGCTCGGAGACAAAATCTGCACAAGGCATCAGATCCAATCTAAAAGACTAAGTAAAATTTGTGTTTCTTCCCCCTTCTACTTATTTTCACTCCTGCTAACTAGAATAATCCCCATCCTCAATTCCCAGACTTAccaggaggaggtggtgggtATGGATAGACCCCGTTAGCTGCAGCTGGTGCGAATGCATAGGATCCATTTGGCATATAGGAATAGCCATAAGCTCCATTGGGTACTTCACCTctggaaactggaaaattaagGGTAAGTTGACCTCATCAAGACATCAAGCCTGCACCAAACATACAAACTTAAAGAATCCTTAcgtaaaaaacaaacaagctcCATCCCAATAAATCTACTGTTCACTGGAtgtgaaaaaagtatttttttaaagcaagttcCAGATCCAGCCCGAAATTTGCATGGATTTGATTCCAACTTATTGCAACCTGAAACTGCCCTTGCTGCGAGATGAGGGCAAGGCctcctgaaatacagaattgtCTGGCAGATGCTACCAGACTCCCATACCTTGTGATGCCACCTGCAGCATACGCTGCCCAAACTCGATAGCACCCCCAGCTGAAAAGGTCATCTTGAACGTGGCAGATCCTTCCCAACCACCTGCAGGGAGAGAAGACAGAATTCAGAAGCAAGGAGAAGCTGTTTGATGCTATTTAGCTTCCATGCTTTATCTACAGATGCCCTGTACATAATTCTTTAAAGAGCTTATCCCAAagattcaagaaaaaaagtgctgatAAAGTGGCAGAATCACCCTATTAGAAAAATTCCCATTAAAGTATTTTCAGGTCAAGGGACACCTGAAGAAGAAACATCAATGAGGGAGACCCTcaaaagctttctaaaattgTGCCTGTTACCACACCAGCTGCCAACAGACCAAGCTATCAGAAGCACTGGATTTGCTCTAGCTTTGTACAAGATTAGTGCAGAAGACAGGGATTTTGTTAATCCCGTTTGCTAAAGAGCCTTTGCAACTACACCTAACTGTCAGTTATAAATTAGTTTGGGAGTTTGAATGCCCAATGAAGCAAAGAGCTTAATGAAAAACATGGTCCACATAAATCCATTAGAGTCCATGGAAGATATTTCAAGTCAggataatagtaataataaaaaaaattagtgacATCTCATATTACagactaaaaaaagaaaaacatgcacaGCCCAGAATCACAACAATGCAtcaaagcagaagctgtgtcAGTGCTGGAAGAGGGACACATAGATTGAAGAGTCTTGAGTTAAACCAGACTCTCATGGCTGTTAAAGCAACATTCTCATTACAAGAGATGGCCTCTGGGGAAAATTCACAAAGATTTAGCTAAAGCCATTTGCCTTTCACTCAGTTTACAGAGTTTGTTGTTACTGCTCAGGCTTCCTCTCACACTGGATGGTCCCGCTCTGCTCCTATACAGAAGGTGCAATACCAATTTCAGGTTTATAGACTGAAGTCTCCTAAGCGCCGCACCGTGATTTCAGTGCCACACCTAACAGACTAAATGCAGCCAGGAATGGAAGAGTTCACTGAACTTTGTGCCTCTGGTAAAAGGAGAGGCATGgaacagtgattaaaaaaaatccttcttgaAAATGTCTACCACAACCTTCTCATTTAACATTAATATGAAACTGCCCCtagaagattttcttttccaactgTCATTTTTACTGCTAAGATGCACCACAGCAACAGCACTCCTTCCCTTGaattgcaaaagaaatcaaTGATGGAGAACAGCGCTCTCGAAACCTGCACCTGAAAACTCAGACTGATCCAGAAAGGATCATGAGTCTTTGGCACAAGAGAACCTGGATGCAGAATTAACCGGTTaaccccaactgaccaaagcaAAATGACATCCTCACTCGTGCTGACTCTGCTCCCATGTTTACTCAGTGAGATCACTTGGCTGATTGAacttaagtgttttgcagaggCCAGGAATGAGATCAGTTGCAGATCTGTTCATTGTAACTGCACCAGGGAACAGATAAGGGGAATATTTTTAACTGctcatttcaaagaaagaaacatattttagcAGTACTGTAAAAACCCATTTGGTCCGTTTCTCAATTTCAGTTACATTGTGCAGTTGAACCAAGATACAGAACATACATCTGTACTATACAtacctcctgcctctgctttcaCTGTCCCCTTGATATAATTTGCTCCAAAGACAGGCTGCTTAATCTCGCAATCTTTCAACAAATAAAAGGGCATCATGAAAGATTGCATAGCATCCTTTCCCTTCGATACAAAGAtaacctgaaaagaaaacaacatta
The Falco rusticolus isolate bFalRus1 chromosome 1, bFalRus1.pri, whole genome shotgun sequence genome window above contains:
- the WBP2 gene encoding WW domain-binding protein 2 isoform X2, which produces MTYDHIEITFSDIEPMPDAFKGTKKGSVFLTPYRVIFVSKGKDAMQSFMMPFYLLKDCEIKQPVFGANYIKGTVKAEAGGGWEGSATFKMTFSAGGAIEFGQRMLQVASQVSRGEVPNGAYGYSYMPNGSYAFAPAAANGVYPYPPPPPEFYPGPPVVDGDMGYMQLPPPPYPGPMEPPVSGPDLPPTSAAEAKAAEAAASAYYSPVNPHNVYTPTDQPPPPPYFPPEDKKNQ
- the WBP2 gene encoding WW domain-binding protein 2 isoform X1, which gives rise to MALNRNHSEGGGVIVNNSENVLMTYDHIEITFSDIEPMPDAFKGTKKGSVFLTPYRVIFVSKGKDAMQSFMMPFYLLKDCEIKQPVFGANYIKGTVKAEAGGGWEGSATFKMTFSAGGAIEFGQRMLQVASQVSRGEVPNGAYGYSYMPNGSYAFAPAAANGVYPYPPPPPEFYPGPPVVDGDMGYMQLPPPPYPGPMEPPVSGPDLPPTSAAEAKAAEAAASAYYSPVNPHNVYTPTDQPPPPPYFPPEDKKNQ